A window of Scomber scombrus chromosome 23, fScoSco1.1, whole genome shotgun sequence contains these coding sequences:
- the myadma gene encoding myeloid-associated differentiation marker homolog, with protein sequence MPLLVFHTSQLLWVRLAAVLFTCVAFSVAAHGANLPHGGMADWCIFCWAFSFACTLLVLLVEQFGLQARIPVSWTNFPITIACYAALLCLSASIIFPVYFIKDQQLYGETRDYRIVSTVFSCLAAVAYMGEVSLSKARPGEVTGYMATAPGLLKVCQTFVACVIFMLVSNPVSYDWHAALKWCMAVYCICFILSMAVVVLCVGECTGCLPIPFSKFLSGYALLAVIMYLTATIIWPVFQFGKQHPGRRNDTNLIAVAVLTALNFLLYLADLAYTARLVFVTV encoded by the coding sequence ATGCCACTACTTGTGTTTCATACTTCCCAGCTGTTGTGGGTGCGTTTAGCTGCCGTGCTGTTCACCTGCGTGGCGTTCAGTGTTGCAGCACATGGAGCCAACCTTCCCCATGGAGGCATGGCCGACTGGTGCATTTTCTGCTGGGCATTCAGCTTCGCCTGCACCCTGCTGGTCCTGCTGGTGGAGCAGTTCGGCCTCCAGGCCCGCATCCCAGTGTCCTGGACCAACTTCCCCATCACTATCGCCTGCTATGCcgccctcctctgcctctctgcctctATCATCTTCCCAGTCTATTTCATCAAGGACCAGCAGCTCTACGGTGAGACTCGTGACTATCGCATCGTTTCCACCGTCTTCTCCTGCCTGGCTGCGGTAGCCTACATGGGGGAGGTGAGCTTGTCTAAAGCAAGGCCAGGAGAGGTGACAGGCTACATGGCTACAGCTCCGGGCCTGTTAAAGGTGTGCCAGACCTTTGTGGCCTGTGTAATCTTCATGCTGGTCAGCAACCCTGTGTCATATGACTGGCATGCAGCACTCAAGTGGTGCATGGCAGTGTACTGCATCTGCTTCATCCTCTCCATGGCTGTGGTGGTGCTGTGTGTAGGCGAGTGCACTGGCTGTCTCCCCATCCCATTCTCCAAGTTCCTGTCAGGGTACGCCCTCCTGGCAGTTATCATGTACCTGACTGCTACCATCATCTGGCCAGTGTTCCAGTTTGGCAAACAGCACCCGGGTAGACGCAACGATACAAACCTGATCGCAGTGGCAGTGCTCACTGCGCTCAACTTCCTGCTTTACCTTGCGGACCTGGCCTACACTGCCAGGCTGGTGTTTGTCACTGTGTAA